In Pseudomonas sp. MTM4, one genomic interval encodes:
- the hemE gene encoding uroporphyrinogen decarboxylase: protein MTALKNDRFLRALLKQPVDVTPVWMMRQAGRYLPEYRASRSKAGDFMSLCMNPELACEVTLQPLDRYPLDAAILFSDILTVPDAMGLGLYFETGEGPRFKKVVSSLADIEALPIPDPEKDLGYVMDAVRTIRRELSGRVPLIGFSGSPWTLATYMVEGGSSKDFRKSKAMLYENPQAMHALLGKLAQSVTSYLNGQILAGAQAVQIFDSWGGSLSAAAYQEFSLAYMQKIVDGLIREHDGRRVPVILFTKGGGLWLESMAASGVEALGLDWTCDIGNARARVGDKVALQGNMDPSVLYAKPEAIRAEVGRILASFGQGEGHVFNLGHGITPEVDPAHAGAFIESVHELSAQYHG from the coding sequence ATGACTGCCTTGAAGAACGATCGCTTCCTTCGCGCCCTGCTCAAGCAACCTGTCGACGTCACCCCGGTGTGGATGATGCGTCAGGCCGGACGCTACCTTCCGGAATACCGGGCCAGTCGCAGCAAGGCGGGGGACTTCATGAGCCTGTGCATGAATCCCGAGCTGGCCTGCGAAGTCACTCTGCAGCCTCTGGACCGCTATCCGCTGGACGCCGCCATTCTGTTTTCAGACATCCTCACCGTGCCGGACGCCATGGGTCTGGGTCTGTACTTCGAAACCGGAGAGGGTCCACGCTTCAAGAAAGTCGTCAGCAGCCTGGCCGACATCGAGGCGCTGCCGATTCCGGACCCGGAAAAAGATTTGGGCTATGTCATGGACGCGGTGCGCACCATTCGCCGCGAGCTGAGCGGCCGCGTTCCGCTGATCGGCTTTTCCGGTAGCCCCTGGACGCTGGCGACCTACATGGTCGAAGGCGGCTCCTCCAAGGACTTCCGCAAGTCCAAGGCCATGCTTTACGAGAATCCGCAGGCCATGCATGCACTACTCGGCAAGCTGGCGCAGTCGGTGACCAGCTACCTCAACGGCCAGATCCTGGCCGGCGCGCAAGCGGTGCAGATCTTCGACTCCTGGGGCGGCAGCCTTTCCGCCGCCGCTTATCAAGAGTTTTCCCTGGCCTATATGCAGAAAATCGTCGATGGCTTGATTCGCGAGCACGACGGTCGCCGCGTCCCGGTGATCCTCTTCACCAAGGGCGGCGGGCTGTGGCTGGAATCCATGGCTGCCTCCGGCGTCGAAGCGCTGGGTCTGGACTGGACCTGCGACATCGGCAACGCGCGTGCTCGCGTGGGTGACAAGGTTGCTCTGCAGGGCAACATGGACCCCAGCGTGCTATACGCCAAACCGGAGGCGATCCGCGCCGAAGTGGGGCGTATCCTGGCCAGCTTCGGCCAGGGCGAAGGCCACGTATTCAACTTGGGCCACGGCATCACGCCGGAAGTCGATCCGGCCCATGCCGGTGCCTTCATCGAGTCGGTGCACGAACTCTCGGCGCAATACCACGGCTAA
- a CDS encoding FAD-dependent oxidoreductase: MTERLNNDFQFIEVGRKDPKKKLLRQRKKEFVEIYEPFKPQQACEQAHRCLGCGNPYCEWKCPVHNYIPNWLKLVSEGNILAAAELAHQTNTLPEVCGRVCPQDRLCEGACTLNDGFGAVTIGSVEKYIADTAFAMGWRPDMSKVKPTGKKVAIIGAGPAGLGCADVLVRSGVTPVVFDKNPEIGGLLTFGIPEFKLEKSVLSRRREIFGGMGIEFRLNTEVGKDISIDQLLADYDAVFMGMGTYTYMKGGFPGEDLPGVHDALDFLIANVNRNLGFEKSPEDFVDMKGKKVVVLGGGDTAMDCNRTSIRQGAKSVTCAYRRDAANMPGSRKEVKNAKEEGVKFLFNRQPIAIVGEGKVEGVKVVETRLGAPDARGRRSPEPIPGSEEVLPADAVVIAFGFRPSPADWFEGQGIQTDNQGRVVAPEVGQFKHQTSNPKIFAGGDMVRGSDLVVTAIFEGRQAAEGILDYLEV, translated from the coding sequence ATGACTGAACGTCTGAATAACGACTTCCAGTTCATCGAGGTCGGGCGCAAGGATCCGAAGAAGAAGCTGCTGCGTCAGCGCAAGAAGGAGTTCGTCGAGATCTACGAACCCTTCAAGCCGCAGCAAGCATGCGAGCAGGCGCACCGTTGTCTGGGCTGCGGCAACCCTTATTGCGAGTGGAAGTGCCCGGTCCACAACTACATTCCCAACTGGCTCAAGCTGGTCTCCGAGGGCAACATCCTCGCTGCCGCCGAGCTGGCGCATCAGACCAACACGCTGCCGGAAGTCTGCGGTCGCGTTTGTCCTCAAGACCGCCTATGCGAAGGCGCCTGTACCCTGAACGACGGTTTCGGTGCGGTCACCATCGGCTCGGTGGAGAAGTACATCGCCGACACCGCGTTCGCGATGGGCTGGCGTCCGGACATGTCCAAGGTCAAGCCGACCGGCAAAAAGGTCGCGATCATCGGTGCCGGCCCGGCCGGTCTGGGTTGTGCCGACGTGCTGGTGCGCAGCGGTGTGACGCCGGTGGTCTTCGACAAGAACCCCGAGATCGGCGGCCTGCTGACCTTCGGCATCCCCGAATTCAAGCTGGAGAAGAGCGTCCTCAGTCGTCGTCGCGAGATCTTCGGCGGTATGGGCATCGAGTTCCGGCTGAATACCGAAGTGGGCAAGGACATCAGCATCGATCAACTGCTGGCTGATTACGATGCGGTGTTCATGGGCATGGGCACATACACCTACATGAAGGGCGGCTTCCCTGGCGAAGACCTGCCGGGCGTGCACGATGCGCTGGACTTCCTGATCGCCAACGTCAACCGCAACCTCGGTTTCGAGAAGTCCCCAGAAGACTTCGTCGACATGAAAGGCAAGAAGGTCGTGGTGCTCGGCGGTGGTGACACCGCGATGGACTGCAACCGCACCTCCATTCGCCAGGGCGCTAAGAGCGTGACCTGCGCCTATCGGCGTGACGCGGCGAACATGCCGGGCTCGCGCAAGGAAGTGAAGAATGCCAAGGAGGAGGGAGTGAAATTCCTCTTCAACCGCCAGCCCATCGCCATTGTCGGCGAAGGCAAGGTCGAAGGCGTCAAGGTGGTCGAAACCCGTCTCGGCGCGCCGGACGCCCGCGGTCGCCGCAGCCCCGAGCCGATCCCCGGTTCCGAGGAAGTGCTGCCGGCTGATGCTGTGGTCATCGCCTTCGGTTTCCGTCCGAGCCCGGCCGACTGGTTCGAAGGTCAGGGCATCCAGACCGACAACCAAGGGCGCGTCGTGGCGCCGGAGGTCGGCCAGTTCAAGCACCAGACCAGCAACCCGAAGATCTTTGCGGGTGGCGACATGGTGCGCGGCTCCGATCTGGTGGTGACGGCGATCTTCGAAGGCCGTCAGGCGGCTGAAGGGATTCTCGACTATCTGGAAGTCTGA
- the gltB gene encoding glutamate synthase large subunit: protein MRAGLFRPEEFKDNCGFGLIAHMQGEASHHLLQTAIQSLTCMTHRGGINADGKTGDGCGLLMQKPDGFLRAMAKQHFDVDLPALYAVGMIFLSQDAAKADAARACFNEQIAAQGLTLIGWREVPVDTSVLGRLALERLPRIEQVFVSAEGLSERDFGIKLFFARRRAEVALAADREFYVCSFSDKDIIYKGLMMPADLAQFYPDLGDERLATAICVFHQRFSTNTMPQWPLAQPFRFLAHNGEINTITGNRNWAQARRLKFANELLPDLENLDPLVVNRTGSDSSSMDNMLELLVTGGMDLFRSLRMIIPPAWQNVETMDPDLRAFYEYNSMHMEAWDGPAGVVLTDGRHAICLLDRNGLRPARWVTTTNGYITLASEVGVWDYKPEDVIAKGRVGPGQILAVDTQTGQVLHTDDIDNRLKSQHPYKKWLRQNALRIQSTLDDNDHGSAFYDADQLKQYMKMFQVTFEERDQVLRPLAEQGQEAVGSMGDDTPMAVLSRRVRSPFDYFRQQFAQVTNPPIDPLREAIVMSLETCLGAERNVFEETADHANRAILTTPVISPAKWRTIMELDRPGFERQLIDLNYDESFGLEAAVRNIADQAEEAVRGGKVLLVLSDRHIAPGKLPVHASLAVGAVHHRLIETGLRCDCNILVETASARDPHQFAVLIGFGATAVYPFLAYEVLGDLIRTGEVLGDLYEVFKHYRKGISKGLLKIISKMGISTITSYRGAQLFEAVGLADEVVDLSFRGVASRIKGARFVDLEAEQKALAAQAWSSRKPIQQGGLLKFVYGGEYHAYNPDVVAALQVAVLQGDYGRFKEYTALVDQRPAAMLRDLLQLKVSEQPLALEEVEPLEQILKRFDSAGISLGALSPEAHEAIAAAMNRIGARSNSGEGGEDPARYGTERSSKIKQVATGRFGVTPEYLVNAEVLQIKVAQGAKPGEGGQLPGGKVNGLIAKLRYAVPGVTLISPPPHHDIYSIEDLAQLIFDLKQVNPTALVSVKLVAEPGVGTIAAGVAKAYADLITISGYDGGTGASPLTSIRYAGSPWELGLAETHQTLRGNDLRGKVRVQTDGGLKTGLDVVKAAILGAESFGFGTAPMIALGCKYLRICHLNNCATGVATQNDQLRKDHFIGTVDMVVNFFTFVAEETREWLARLGVRSLQELIGRTDLLEVLPGETTKQNHLDLTPLLGSDHIPADKPQFCQVEKNPPFDQGLLAEEMVKLARSAIDAKSGGEFELEICNCDRSIGARVSGEIARVHGNQGMKDAPITFRFKGTAGQSFGVWNAGGLSLYLEGDANDYVGKGMTGGKLVVTPPKSSVFESQQSAIVGNTCLYGATGGKLFASGTAGERFAVRNSGAHAVVEGTGDHCCEYMTGGFVCVLGKTGYNFGSGMTGGFAYVLDMDNSFVDRVNNELVNLQRITGEAMEAHRSHLQEVLREYVAETGSAWGAKLLEDLDDYLRRFWLVKPKAANLASLLSTTRANPQ from the coding sequence AAACAGCATTTTGATGTAGACCTGCCGGCACTCTATGCCGTCGGCATGATCTTTCTCAGCCAGGACGCGGCCAAGGCCGATGCGGCCCGCGCCTGCTTCAACGAACAGATCGCCGCGCAAGGGCTGACCCTGATTGGCTGGCGTGAAGTTCCGGTCGATACCAGCGTGCTGGGCCGCCTGGCGCTGGAGCGTCTGCCGCGTATAGAACAGGTGTTCGTCTCGGCTGAAGGCCTGTCCGAGCGCGACTTCGGTATCAAGCTGTTCTTCGCGCGCCGCCGTGCCGAAGTTGCGCTGGCTGCCGACAGGGAATTCTATGTTTGCAGCTTTTCCGACAAGGACATCATCTACAAAGGCCTGATGATGCCGGCCGATTTGGCGCAGTTCTATCCCGATCTCGGCGACGAGCGTCTGGCGACCGCCATTTGCGTGTTCCATCAGCGTTTCTCCACCAACACGATGCCGCAGTGGCCGCTCGCTCAGCCGTTTCGCTTCCTGGCCCACAACGGCGAAATCAACACCATCACCGGTAACCGCAACTGGGCTCAGGCGCGTCGCCTGAAATTCGCCAACGAATTGCTGCCGGACCTGGAAAATCTCGATCCGCTGGTCGTCAACCGCACCGGCTCCGACTCGTCGAGCATGGACAACATGCTGGAGCTGCTGGTCACCGGCGGTATGGATCTGTTCCGCAGCCTACGCATGATCATTCCGCCGGCCTGGCAGAACGTCGAAACCATGGATCCGGACCTGCGCGCATTCTACGAATACAATTCCATGCACATGGAGGCCTGGGATGGTCCGGCCGGCGTGGTACTTACCGATGGCCGCCATGCGATCTGCCTGCTCGACCGCAACGGTCTGCGTCCGGCGCGCTGGGTCACCACCACCAATGGCTACATCACGCTGGCTTCGGAAGTTGGCGTGTGGGACTACAAGCCCGAGGACGTCATCGCCAAGGGCCGCGTGGGACCAGGTCAGATTCTGGCCGTCGACACCCAAACCGGGCAGGTATTGCACACGGACGACATCGACAATCGTCTGAAGTCCCAACATCCCTACAAGAAGTGGTTGCGTCAGAACGCGCTGCGCATCCAGTCGACCCTGGACGATAACGACCACGGTTCGGCGTTCTACGATGCCGATCAGCTCAAGCAGTACATGAAGATGTTCCAGGTCACCTTCGAGGAGCGTGACCAGGTGCTGCGCCCACTGGCCGAGCAGGGCCAGGAAGCGGTCGGCTCCATGGGCGATGATACGCCGATGGCGGTGCTGTCGCGGCGGGTGCGTTCGCCGTTCGATTACTTCCGCCAGCAATTCGCGCAGGTTACCAACCCGCCGATCGATCCACTGCGCGAAGCCATCGTGATGTCGCTGGAGACCTGCCTGGGTGCCGAGCGCAACGTCTTCGAAGAAACCGCCGATCACGCCAACCGCGCGATCCTGACCACGCCTGTGATCTCGCCGGCCAAGTGGCGGACCATCATGGAACTCGACCGGCCGGGCTTCGAGCGCCAGCTGATCGATCTCAACTACGACGAATCGTTCGGGCTCGAGGCGGCGGTGCGCAACATTGCCGATCAGGCCGAAGAGGCGGTGCGCGGCGGCAAGGTGCTGCTGGTGTTGAGCGATCGCCATATCGCGCCGGGCAAGTTGCCGGTGCATGCCTCGCTGGCCGTGGGGGCTGTGCACCATAGGCTGATCGAGACCGGACTGCGCTGCGATTGCAACATTCTGGTCGAGACCGCGAGTGCTCGCGATCCGCATCAATTCGCCGTGCTGATCGGCTTTGGTGCGACGGCGGTTTATCCCTTCCTTGCTTACGAAGTGCTGGGCGATCTGATCCGCACCGGCGAAGTGCTGGGCGACCTTTATGAGGTGTTCAAGCACTACCGCAAGGGCATTTCCAAGGGGCTGCTGAAAATCATCTCGAAGATGGGCATCTCGACCATTACCTCGTACCGCGGTGCCCAGCTGTTCGAAGCCGTGGGGCTGGCGGACGAAGTGGTCGATCTCAGCTTCCGTGGCGTTGCCAGCCGTATCAAGGGCGCGCGCTTCGTCGATCTGGAAGCCGAACAGAAAGCGCTTGCGGCGCAAGCCTGGAGCAGTCGCAAGCCGATCCAGCAGGGCGGGCTGTTGAAGTTCGTCTACGGCGGTGAGTATCACGCCTACAACCCTGATGTGGTTGCGGCGCTGCAGGTTGCGGTGCTGCAGGGTGACTACGGCCGTTTCAAGGAATACACCGCGCTGGTCGATCAGCGCCCCGCTGCCATGTTGCGTGACCTGCTCCAGCTCAAGGTATCGGAGCAGCCGCTGGCGCTCGAAGAGGTCGAACCGCTGGAGCAGATCCTCAAGCGCTTCGACTCGGCCGGCATCTCGCTCGGCGCGCTGTCTCCCGAGGCGCATGAGGCGATCGCCGCGGCGATGAACCGCATTGGCGCGCGCTCCAACTCTGGCGAGGGCGGTGAAGATCCGGCGCGCTATGGCACCGAACGCAGCTCGAAGATCAAGCAAGTGGCGACAGGTCGCTTCGGTGTCACCCCGGAGTATCTGGTTAACGCTGAAGTGCTGCAGATCAAGGTCGCTCAAGGCGCCAAACCCGGCGAAGGCGGACAGCTGCCCGGCGGCAAGGTCAACGGTCTGATCGCCAAGCTGCGTTATGCGGTGCCGGGCGTCACGCTGATTTCGCCGCCGCCGCACCACGACATCTACTCGATCGAAGATTTGGCTCAGCTGATCTTCGATCTCAAACAGGTCAATCCGACCGCGCTGGTCTCGGTCAAACTGGTCGCCGAACCGGGTGTCGGCACAATCGCCGCCGGCGTTGCCAAGGCCTACGCTGATTTGATCACCATTTCCGGATATGACGGTGGCACCGGTGCTTCGCCACTGACCTCCATCCGCTATGCCGGCTCGCCATGGGAGCTCGGTCTGGCCGAGACCCATCAAACCCTGCGCGGCAACGACCTGCGCGGCAAGGTCCGGGTACAGACCGATGGTGGTCTGAAGACTGGCCTCGACGTGGTCAAAGCCGCCATTCTCGGCGCCGAAAGCTTCGGCTTCGGAACGGCGCCGATGATCGCGCTGGGCTGCAAGTATCTGCGCATCTGCCACCTGAACAACTGCGCCACCGGCGTCGCCACGCAGAATGACCAGCTGCGCAAGGATCACTTCATCGGCACCGTCGACATGGTGGTCAATTTCTTCACCTTCGTTGCCGAGGAAACCCGCGAGTGGCTGGCGAGGCTCGGTGTGCGCAGCCTGCAGGAGCTGATTGGCCGTACCGATCTGCTCGAAGTGCTGCCAGGCGAGACCACCAAGCAGAACCATCTGGACCTGACGCCGCTACTCGGCAGCGATCACATTCCTGCCGATAAGCCGCAGTTCTGCCAAGTAGAGAAGAATCCACCGTTCGATCAAGGTCTGTTAGCCGAAGAAATGGTCAAACTCGCTCGCTCAGCCATCGATGCCAAGAGCGGCGGCGAATTCGAACTGGAAATCTGCAACTGCGACCGCTCCATCGGTGCGCGTGTGTCCGGTGAAATTGCTCGAGTACATGGCAACCAGGGCATGAAGGATGCGCCGATCACCTTCCGCTTCAAGGGCACGGCGGGCCAGAGCTTTGGTGTCTGGAACGCAGGCGGTTTGAGCCTGTATCTGGAAGGCGACGCCAACGACTATGTCGGCAAGGGCATGACCGGCGGCAAGCTGGTAGTCACCCCGCCGAAGAGCAGTGTGTTCGAGTCGCAGCAGTCGGCCATCGTCGGCAATACCTGCCTGTATGGCGCAACCGGCGGCAAGTTGTTTGCCAGCGGTACGGCCGGTGAGCGTTTCGCCGTGCGTAACTCCGGTGCGCATGCGGTGGTCGAAGGCACAGGCGATCACTGCTGTGAATACATGACCGGTGGTTTCGTCTGCGTGCTCGGCAAGACCGGTTACAACTTCGGTTCCGGTATGACCGGTGGTTTCGCTTACGTGCTCGATATGGACAACAGCTTCGTCGATCGGGTGAACAACGAACTGGTGAACCTGCAGCGCATCACGGGTGAAGCGATGGAGGCCCATCGCAGCCACCTGCAAGAGGTACTGCGAGAGTACGTCGCCGAAACCGGCAGCGCGTGGGGCGCGAAGTTACTAGAGGATCTCGATGACTACCTGCGGCGCTTCTGGCTGGTCAAGCCGAAGGCGGCCAACCTGGCATCGTTGCTCTCGACCACCCGAGCGAATCCACAATAA
- a CDS encoding excinuclease — protein MKKATWIGTALVLCALPGISQARDTVHYLPFDEVVAEATTAGRLDGSVKFYLAKRPAGTKIVRSGVTTSKKTNAFNKSDEEACRWVLQSALINLQNAAKAAGANAVVDLTSNYKHVEYKDSEKYECHAGAVIAGVALKGNLAEVK, from the coding sequence ATGAAAAAAGCTACCTGGATCGGCACGGCGCTCGTGCTCTGCGCTCTGCCCGGCATCAGCCAGGCCCGCGACACCGTCCACTATCTCCCCTTCGATGAAGTGGTCGCCGAAGCCACCACCGCGGGCCGGCTGGACGGCAGCGTGAAGTTCTACCTCGCCAAGCGCCCAGCCGGGACGAAAATCGTCCGCAGCGGCGTCACCACCAGCAAGAAGACCAACGCCTTCAACAAGAGCGACGAAGAAGCCTGCCGTTGGGTGCTGCAGTCCGCGCTGATCAACCTGCAGAACGCCGCCAAGGCCGCCGGCGCCAACGCGGTGGTGGACCTCACCAGCAACTACAAGCACGTCGAGTACAAGGACAGCGAAAAATATGAATGCCACGCCGGGGCGGTTATCGCGGGCGTCGCCCTCAAGGGTAATCTGGCCGAGGTCAAATAA